Proteins from one candidate division WOR-3 bacterium genomic window:
- a CDS encoding MFS transporter, producing MPEKKQGISVFLTRNIFALGLVSLFTDLSTEMSYALIPIFLKEVLKAQPVFIGLVEAIAESTASVLKTFSGYISDRLKKRKLFIFIGYTFSAIVKPLLAAATQGWHVLLVRFADRFGKGIRTAPRDALIAESTKAEYYGRTYGFHRAMDTLGAILGPLSAFLILSLSHQNYRLLFALAFIPGLIAVLIIIFAVRDILPEKERTLRFSLKEINPQLKTFFIIIIIFTLGNSSDAFLILRAKDLGLSVNMIPILWLVFNISYFLWSYPAGVISDRIGRKKTIIFGFLIYSMTYSALAFNNKTYLLWPIFIVYGLYYGFTEGNLRALVADLTSPEYRGTIFGIYHTVVGITLLPANLLMGYLWQKLGFTIALLFGAFLSLFSALLLILLVKPAQNR from the coding sequence ATGCCCGAGAAAAAACAAGGAATCAGCGTTTTTCTCACCCGAAATATCTTCGCCCTGGGATTGGTGAGTTTATTCACCGATCTCTCCACCGAGATGTCTTATGCGTTAATCCCGATCTTCTTAAAAGAGGTCCTTAAAGCACAACCAGTCTTCATCGGGCTGGTAGAGGCAATCGCCGAATCCACCGCCAGTGTTTTAAAAACCTTCTCGGGATATATCTCGGACCGATTGAAAAAACGTAAACTCTTTATCTTCATCGGTTACACTTTCTCGGCAATTGTTAAACCGCTACTGGCGGCTGCCACCCAAGGCTGGCATGTCCTGCTCGTCCGTTTTGCAGATCGTTTCGGCAAAGGCATCCGCACTGCTCCCCGGGACGCTCTAATTGCTGAATCCACAAAAGCTGAGTATTACGGCCGGACTTACGGCTTTCACCGCGCCATGGATACGCTGGGAGCGATCCTTGGGCCCCTTTCCGCATTTTTAATTCTTTCTCTTTCCCATCAAAATTATCGACTTTTATTCGCCCTCGCCTTCATTCCCGGTCTCATTGCAGTGTTAATCATAATTTTCGCGGTCCGGGATATTCTACCTGAAAAAGAGAGAACATTAAGGTTTTCCCTTAAAGAAATCAATCCCCAATTAAAAACTTTTTTTATCATCATTATCATCTTCACCCTTGGTAATTCCTCAGATGCATTTTTGATCCTTCGGGCTAAGGATTTGGGTCTTTCGGTAAACATGATTCCTATCCTCTGGCTTGTATTTAATATCTCTTATTTCCTGTGGTCTTATCCCGCAGGTGTAATCTCGGACCGTATCGGTCGCAAGAAAACCATTATCTTTGGCTTTCTCATCTACTCAATGACTTATTCGGCACTGGCGTTTAACAATAAGACTTACCTCCTCTGGCCTATTTTTATCGTATACGGTCTTTATTATGGGTTTACCGAAGGTAATCTGAGAGCCCTTGTTGCCGATTTGACTTCTCCTGAATATCGGGGTACCATCTTCGGCATCTATCACACCGTTGTCGGTATCACCCTTTTGCCCGCAAACCTTCTAATGGGTTATCTATGGCAGAAGCTGGGCTTTACCATCGCTCTTTTATTTGGTGCCTTCCTTTCCCTTTTCTCCGCACTATTGCTAATCCTTTTGGTAAAACCCGCCCAGAATCGTTAA
- a CDS encoding tetratricopeptide repeat protein: MQSGEIEVLMEIGQSYLMNKEYDKAINKFSEALKINPHDPELYYYLGLAYEQSGRLEQAEKMYEKAIMLDRGFSNAEIRLSEVRNKIAQERAM; encoded by the coding sequence ATGCAATCAGGAGAAATTGAGGTTTTAATGGAAATAGGCCAGTCATATCTCATGAATAAAGAGTATGACAAGGCCATCAATAAATTTAGCGAGGCTTTAAAGATCAATCCCCATGACCCGGAATTGTATTACTATCTGGGTCTGGCTTATGAGCAATCGGGGAGGTTGGAACAGGCTGAGAAGATGTATGAGAAGGCAATAATGCTTGATCGGGGTTTCAGCAACGCGGAGATCAGGTTGTCAGAAGTGCGCAATAAAATTGCTCAGGAGCGAGCTATGTAA
- the nadB gene encoding L-aspartate oxidase produces MPKKVDFLVVGSGVAGLTFATKSARYGTVLVLTKKHKAESNTNYAQGGIAGVFGKDDSFDSHIEDTIKAGDGLCHKEAVEIMVKEGPALIRELYTMGCRFSVDKDGNFELGQEGGHSHRRIVHARDYTGQEIERVLLEEAKKYEITISENEVVLDLIVQDNECLGIYYLDIDTQRVETIFASATVLATGGIGQVYEHTTNPAIATGDGIAMAFRAGAEIANMEFVQFHPTAVYNIKIDGRSFLISEAVRGEGGILKTRAGKPFMKKYHPLENLAPRDVVARACVTEMLENNDPYVLLDVTHLKPDFLKNRFPTIYETCLRWGIDITREPIPVVPAAHYLCGGIRVNTWGETSIERLFALGECACTGVHGANRLASNSLLEALVFATRAAKRISHIKELRLRRTPKLKPTVKTGPDFKIQIKQLMNQYANVIRTEEGLKKASEILNEYSKQFESGIHLKNMESQNMVNVAWLIVESCLIRKESRGLHYILDYPEKDEEFLRDTVIRCPPA; encoded by the coding sequence ATGCCCAAAAAGGTTGACTTCCTGGTGGTGGGCTCCGGAGTTGCAGGTTTGACCTTCGCCACCAAAAGCGCCCGCTACGGCACCGTCCTGGTTCTTACCAAAAAACATAAGGCAGAATCCAATACCAACTATGCTCAAGGAGGGATTGCGGGTGTATTTGGAAAGGATGACTCCTTTGATAGTCACATTGAAGATACCATAAAAGCCGGTGATGGACTTTGTCACAAAGAGGCAGTGGAGATAATGGTTAAAGAAGGACCGGCTTTGATAAGAGAGCTCTACACAATGGGCTGTCGGTTTTCGGTGGACAAAGATGGGAATTTTGAACTGGGGCAGGAGGGAGGACATTCCCACCGCCGGATTGTGCACGCCCGGGATTATACTGGTCAGGAAATCGAACGGGTATTACTTGAGGAAGCGAAGAAATACGAAATCACCATCAGTGAAAATGAGGTGGTATTGGATCTGATTGTGCAGGATAATGAATGTCTGGGAATTTATTATCTTGATATTGATACCCAGCGGGTGGAGACGATATTTGCCAGTGCTACTGTTTTAGCTACCGGCGGCATCGGACAGGTTTATGAACATACTACCAATCCTGCTATTGCTACTGGGGATGGGATCGCCATGGCATTCCGTGCCGGTGCCGAGATTGCTAACATGGAGTTTGTTCAATTCCATCCTACGGCGGTATATAACATCAAGATTGATGGACGGTCTTTTTTGATCTCCGAAGCGGTCCGCGGCGAAGGAGGAATTCTGAAAACCCGGGCGGGTAAGCCCTTTATGAAAAAATACCATCCCCTGGAAAATCTCGCTCCCCGCGATGTAGTGGCGCGGGCATGTGTAACTGAAATGCTGGAGAATAACGATCCGTATGTGCTGCTTGATGTTACACATCTCAAACCGGACTTTTTAAAAAATCGTTTCCCAACGATTTACGAGACCTGTCTGCGCTGGGGTATTGATATCACTCGGGAACCAATACCTGTGGTACCGGCTGCTCATTATTTATGTGGCGGAATCCGGGTCAATACCTGGGGCGAAACATCCATTGAACGTTTATTCGCACTGGGTGAATGCGCCTGCACCGGGGTCCATGGTGCAAACCGCCTCGCCTCAAATTCTTTACTTGAGGCACTCGTTTTTGCTACCCGGGCTGCAAAAAGGATATCCCATATCAAGGAACTCCGGTTAAGAAGGACACCCAAATTGAAGCCGACGGTAAAAACCGGCCCGGACTTCAAAATCCAGATCAAACAGTTGATGAACCAGTATGCAAATGTCATAAGGACTGAAGAAGGGTTGAAAAAAGCGAGCGAAATTCTTAATGAATACAGCAAACAATTTGAATCTGGCATTCATTTAAAAAATATGGAATCGCAAAATATGGTGAATGTCGCTTGGCTCATAGTTGAATCCTGTCTCATCCGGAAGGAATCCCGCGGACTCCATTATATTCTTGACTACCCGGAAAAGGACGAGGAGTTTCTTCGAGATACGGTCATCCGTTGTCCACCAGCATGA
- a CDS encoding class I SAM-dependent rRNA methyltransferase, translating into MKKVIVRRRHFNHPWIFSNEILKTENPSPGEVVKVEERKKVIGSGFYNPHSLISVRLFSDKEEAFSKNLLEQRIKEAFKRRAGLGASFRLVYSESDGLPGLIIDKYGDYLVVMINCLGMERQKEMVYEVLKELFNPSGIFEKSDENLRRLEGLEIADRLIYGEIPELIEIEQDGIRFLVDIVNGQKTGFFFDQRENRKKIGEWAFGAILDCFCYTGGFTLYAARKGKVLGVDSSERAIALAQRNAQLNNLECEFICADVFEILRDFYNRGKKFDTIILDPPSFTKSKKQKSDALRGYKEINLMAMKLLNEGGLLFTSSCSYHISHEEFLFMLRDAARDARRNFVIRHCGQQAKDHPILLNFPESDYLKAYFLNLI; encoded by the coding sequence GTGAAAAAGGTAATCGTTCGCCGAAGGCATTTTAACCATCCTTGGATATTCTCTAATGAGATATTAAAAACGGAAAATCCTTCACCGGGAGAGGTGGTAAAGGTAGAAGAAAGAAAGAAGGTGATTGGAAGCGGATTTTACAATCCTCATTCATTGATAAGCGTGCGTCTCTTCTCAGACAAAGAAGAGGCGTTTTCAAAGAACCTTCTGGAGCAAAGGATAAAAGAGGCATTTAAACGCCGTGCGGGATTGGGTGCGAGTTTTCGTCTGGTTTACAGTGAGAGCGATGGGCTGCCCGGTTTGATCATTGATAAATATGGTGATTATCTGGTGGTAATGATAAACTGTCTGGGGATGGAGAGGCAGAAGGAGATGGTGTATGAGGTGTTGAAGGAGTTATTTAATCCCTCGGGAATTTTTGAGAAATCCGACGAAAACCTCCGGCGGCTTGAAGGGCTGGAAATTGCAGACCGGCTGATCTACGGCGAAATACCGGAGTTAATAGAAATAGAACAGGATGGAATAAGATTCCTTGTGGACATTGTGAACGGACAGAAAACAGGCTTTTTCTTTGACCAGCGCGAAAACCGAAAAAAGATTGGAGAATGGGCTTTTGGTGCAATACTTGATTGCTTCTGTTATACCGGTGGTTTTACACTTTACGCTGCCCGAAAGGGCAAGGTGCTGGGTGTTGATTCTTCAGAAAGGGCGATTGCCCTGGCACAAAGGAATGCCCAGTTAAATAATCTTGAATGTGAGTTTATTTGTGCAGATGTATTCGAAATTTTAAGAGACTTCTATAATCGAGGTAAAAAATTTGACACCATCATCCTTGATCCGCCATCTTTCACCAAATCAAAAAAACAGAAATCAGACGCCCTGCGTGGGTATAAAGAAATAAATCTGATGGCGATGAAATTGCTGAACGAAGGTGGGCTTCTATTCACCTCTTCCTGTTCTTATCACATCTCTCATGAAGAATTTTTATTCATGCTGCGCGATGCAGCAAGGGATGCGCGGAGAAATTTTGTAATTCGACACTGTGGTCAACAGGCAAAAGACCATCCGATTTTATTGAATTTCCCGGAAAGTGATTATCTGAAAGCTTATTTTCTGAATTTGATTTAA
- a CDS encoding tetratricopeptide repeat protein, with amino-acid sequence MILIIFATLAEAVELYNTGNKFYCAGDYAQAIQYYENALKVCEDKDIYYNLGNAYFKNANLGKALIQYRRAYFLCPRDEDVIFNLNFIRNFRPDRTLAITNPLVQFLDRLFHYFSARESAWLSALAFFFASVFLSFFLIRRQKFLLYLSFLGLLFFGYFIITWALWEAEKNARVAVVIVPELKAFSGPGAEYKEILAVHDGAEARIREERNGYYLIQLPGGIGGWVKKEGVERIFE; translated from the coding sequence ATGATTTTAATAATTTTTGCCACCCTCGCCGAGGCAGTGGAGTTATACAACACTGGCAATAAATTTTATTGTGCAGGTGATTATGCACAGGCAATCCAATATTACGAAAATGCGCTGAAGGTGTGCGAAGATAAAGACATCTACTATAATCTCGGTAATGCCTATTTTAAAAATGCCAACCTCGGTAAGGCATTAATTCAATACCGGCGTGCATATTTTCTCTGTCCTCGGGATGAAGATGTTATCTTTAACCTTAATTTTATAAGAAATTTCCGACCTGATCGAACACTTGCTATAACCAATCCCTTGGTACAATTTTTAGATCGACTTTTCCATTATTTTTCGGCCCGTGAGAGTGCCTGGTTGTCGGCGCTGGCGTTCTTTTTTGCATCCGTTTTTCTATCCTTCTTTTTAATCCGGCGTCAAAAATTTTTGCTCTATTTGAGTTTTTTAGGTTTGCTGTTTTTCGGCTATTTTATAATTACCTGGGCATTGTGGGAAGCAGAAAAGAATGCCCGAGTGGCGGTGGTGATTGTTCCGGAATTAAAGGCTTTCAGTGGTCCAGGTGCGGAATACAAAGAAATTCTGGCTGTCCATGATGGTGCTGAGGCACGGATTCGTGAAGAGCGTAACGGCTACTACCTCATCCAGTTGCCCGGGGGTATCGGCGGTTGGGTAAAAAAAGAGGGCGTGGAAAGGATTTTTGAGTGA